The Nostoc sp. 'Lobaria pulmonaria (5183) cyanobiont' DNA window CTGTAGCTGGTTTTATCAAAGATGTAGCAGATGGTTTTTCCAAATCTGATAACGTGGGTGAGAGTGAAGCAGCATCAGAATTGTTAGTAGAAGAATCAATATCGCAATGAAAAGTGTAACATTACTAATATTTTAGGTTTTATGGCAAGCGATCGCTATCTTTATTGTTGTTTGTATAGACGCAAAGCGACTTGTCATCAGACATCGCTTCCGAGTATTTTAAGTTTTTATAACAAGCAATAATTAGATAAAACTGATTAAAAGAATTTTAAGTAATTTATCTAACTATTCTTTAGTTTAGGCAAGCCACTACAGCAGGGATTTGAATGTTCAGATAATTCATTACGTTCTATCTGCTTTGCCATCTTCTCAGCACGTTGAATCGCTTGTTCAGTTAACGATTTCAATGGTTTTGGATATAAACACATTGATTTGTCGTAGTCAGGTATATGCTTTTCGAGCAAATTAACTAACCTATCACGAGTGATTTGTGCAAAATGGTCTTGAAAGTGAATTAGATACCAGAGTTCAAAACAAGGATTGGTAATTGCCAGATTAATCTTTTGGCTTATAGCTCGATTTATTGCACTTTGCCAATTTGCCAGACTTTTTTCAATATGCTCATCTCCGTCAAAAACAGCCCAGGTTTTATCTTCTTTACTCCATTGCTGGTTATCTTTCCTCTGCTGTCGTTCTTCGATAAGTCTTTCAATAATGCTACGTGGATCAGTTCTGTTTTGATGAGGCAATACAATAATATCTAAAGTTGGCGAACGTAATTCATTGCGAATACTATTGAAATAAATTGGTTCTGTTTTACTTCCTTCACAAGCAATTAGTATTTTCTGAGCAATATTCCTGCTAGGTGGGCGGCGATTTAACTTTCTTGGCACTGCTCATCACTCTGTAAAATCATTTCCTCTTCAGATGGGAGAAATGGAACAGCTCCAAAACGACCATCTAAATAAGCTTTATCAATCGCCAAATCATTTCGCACATGGAAATCAGTCAAGGGATATAACTCAGTGCTTTGATCAGAGCGCTTTTGTGTAAACCAAATTTGATCGCGTCGTAACAAGTTATTTCTTTGTAACGTGTTATCATGACTTGTCAAAATCAGTTGAGCGTTTCTTGGATTTGTTTTAAGATTTTGAAATATTCTGATAATACTTTTTACAATATTAGGATGAATATTTGTGCCTAATTCATCAACAATTATCAATCCGCCTATGTTCAAAGATACTACTATGCGGAATGCCAAGTAAAATAAACGCTGAGTACCAAGAGACTCTTCATCGAAAAGCCACTGTATTTCGTTACCGTCATTAGTTTTATGCACAGCATATATGTTGTAGTCAGCCGGAGCATCAGATTTCTTTTTTA harbors:
- a CDS encoding RloB family protein; amino-acid sequence: MPRKLNRRPPSRNIAQKILIACEGSKTEPIYFNSIRNELRSPTLDIIVLPHQNRTDPRSIIERLIEERQQRKDNQQWSKEDKTWAVFDGDEHIEKSLANWQSAINRAISQKINLAITNPCFELWYLIHFQDHFAQITRDRLVNLLEKHIPDYDKSMCLYPKPLKSLTEQAIQRAEKMAKQIERNELSEHSNPCCSGLPKLKNS